The following are from one region of the Thermoplasma sp. Kam2015 genome:
- a CDS encoding cation:proton antiporter codes for MITDILTQILILLSVSMLLGVVLDKFKIPEVVAYIVSGVIVGAGVLKIILPSPTISDIESISLFFIILSIGVEANTEYIYGNLRRSIIFTISGFVIPMILGLIILNMITPFGVISSFVVSLSVSVPSISIISVLLMRYNLLKVNGGRLILSAVVLTDILAFIMLSATTENMYRVIESLGFVVLFFFAIAVFDILIRRRAIGIIKWIEEKEESTNMEYLLFSIVIIAGLLVSIIFEAIGITYVLGSFFAGILIHEASVGEKYHRMLVNTLKRINDSFFIPLFFSIAGLSVVFPHLDLFIIFLPALIVIIASGTALNYLMSKRFIKSITPLTTMSVLGGRGAVGVIIAAIAYDTGIITSTEYSLAILGTVLISLIITPLISLAVSGNKNAGTSSQSGT; via the coding sequence GTGATAACGGACATACTCACCCAGATCTTGATACTGCTCTCCGTTTCTATGCTGCTGGGCGTTGTACTTGATAAATTCAAAATTCCAGAGGTTGTCGCATATATCGTCTCCGGTGTGATAGTCGGTGCAGGTGTCCTGAAGATTATATTACCCTCACCCACGATATCAGACATAGAGAGCATCTCGCTCTTCTTCATAATCCTGTCCATAGGGGTGGAGGCAAATACTGAGTACATATATGGAAATCTGAGGAGATCCATAATATTCACCATCTCAGGTTTTGTTATACCGATGATACTCGGATTGATCATACTCAACATGATCACCCCATTTGGTGTGATTTCTTCATTTGTTGTATCATTGTCGGTTAGTGTTCCTTCAATCTCGATAATATCGGTTCTGTTGATGAGATACAATCTCCTCAAAGTGAATGGAGGGAGACTTATCCTTTCAGCAGTTGTTCTCACCGATATACTGGCCTTTATAATGCTTTCAGCCACAACGGAAAATATGTACAGAGTGATCGAATCGCTCGGTTTTGTGGTATTATTCTTCTTTGCAATAGCGGTATTCGATATTCTGATAAGGAGAAGGGCGATAGGAATAATAAAATGGATTGAAGAAAAGGAGGAAAGCACGAACATGGAGTACCTGCTCTTCTCTATCGTTATAATAGCCGGATTGCTTGTATCAATCATATTTGAGGCTATCGGCATAACCTATGTGCTTGGATCTTTCTTTGCGGGTATACTCATACATGAGGCCTCAGTCGGTGAAAAATACCACAGAATGCTGGTTAATACTCTGAAGCGGATAAATGACTCGTTCTTCATCCCGCTGTTCTTTTCCATAGCTGGACTAAGTGTTGTCTTTCCACATCTGGATCTGTTCATCATCTTTCTGCCGGCACTTATTGTCATAATAGCCTCAGGCACGGCTCTTAACTATCTGATGTCCAAGAGATTCATAAAGAGCATAACACCATTGACAACGATGTCTGTGCTGGGCGGAAGAGGTGCAGTTGGCGTCATTATAGCCGCAATAGCTTACGACACCGGCATAATAACATCGACCGAATATTCACTTGCGATACTAGGAACAGTTCTGATTTCATTGATAATAACGCCATTGATCTCACTTGCTGTATCAGGTAACAAAAATGCGGGAACCAGCAGCCAGTCAGGTACCTGA
- a CDS encoding zinc ribbon domain-containing protein codes for MHGLPQWKTSKFFGYTAKEISVTVIVIDPYNSSRECPVCHTIGKRNRPELSSFRWVSCGFEGEADFVASLNIRDGAVVSQPIVTRVIFAHLIHPAASSELLARGSWLGLPSISMKSILSKVSCS; via the coding sequence ATACACGGACTTCCCCAATGGAAAACAAGTAAGTTCTTCGGATACACGGCAAAGGAAATAAGCGTTACAGTCATCGTCATTGATCCGTATAATTCCAGCAGGGAATGCCCTGTATGTCACACCATAGGTAAAAGGAACAGACCTGAACTATCCAGTTTCAGATGGGTTTCCTGTGGGTTTGAGGGAGAGGCAGATTTCGTTGCATCCCTCAATATCAGGGACGGGGCTGTAGTCAGCCAGCCTATTGTGACGCGTGTTATTTTCGCTCATCTGATCCACCCAGCTGCAAGCTCTGAGCTTTTAGCGAGAGGTAGCTGGCTTGGACTTCCTAGTATCTCTATGAAAAGTATATTAAGCAAAGTTAGTTGTAGTTAA
- a CDS encoding DUF211 domain-containing protein: MGVLIDLNIRRVVLDVDKGLNRPTLVELAAAIERVQGVEAVNIIVTEMDMETMGTNITVEGTNINYDELIETIENTGSAIHSVDEIAVGKRLIENVRRNQN; encoded by the coding sequence ATGGGAGTGCTGATCGATTTGAACATACGACGTGTGGTGCTTGATGTTGACAAGGGCCTGAACAGGCCAACGTTGGTTGAACTTGCTGCCGCGATAGAAAGAGTGCAGGGAGTAGAGGCAGTCAATATAATAGTGACGGAAATGGATATGGAAACTATGGGCACAAATATAACCGTGGAAGGTACAAATATAAACTACGATGAACTGATAGAAACTATTGAAAACACTGGATCTGCCATACATTCAGTTGATGAAATTGCTGTGGGCAAAAGGCTAATAGAAAACGTGAGGAGAAATCAGAATTGA
- a CDS encoding metalloregulator ArsR/SmtB family transcription factor yields the protein MEGLEDADGYPTESRIIITLKKHDGLSLQDLSDQLGLSKMAILKHIQVLENRHIVERRIMKGEIGRPFYRFYLLTESSSAFGSAGDRILNELIEFLAETGNRDLVIRFLENRYDEIKRSYIRKLGNMKEDSRVEGLVKLRYEENYVPELKKTGNSKYELSEYNCPIFTIAQRFGEACSLECSLFESVLGMKVVSTHTQVNGHGACRFIISKEKSVS from the coding sequence ATGGAAGGATTAGAAGACGCCGATGGTTATCCAACCGAGTCGAGGATCATAATTACCTTGAAGAAGCATGACGGATTATCTCTTCAGGACCTGTCAGATCAACTCGGATTATCAAAGATGGCCATACTCAAGCATATTCAAGTTTTGGAGAACAGACATATTGTGGAAAGAAGGATCATGAAAGGCGAAATAGGTCGACCATTCTATAGGTTCTATCTTCTAACGGAATCTTCAAGCGCATTTGGTTCCGCAGGAGATCGGATATTGAATGAACTGATAGAATTTCTTGCCGAAACAGGCAACAGGGATCTGGTGATCAGATTCCTAGAAAATAGGTATGATGAGATAAAAAGATCTTACATTCGGAAACTGGGTAACATGAAAGAAGATTCAAGGGTTGAAGGACTGGTAAAGCTACGTTATGAAGAAAATTACGTGCCTGAACTGAAGAAGACTGGTAATTCCAAATACGAGCTGTCTGAATACAATTGCCCCATATTCACCATTGCCCAAAGATTCGGCGAGGCCTGTTCACTGGAATGCAGCCTATTCGAATCCGTGCTGGGTATGAAGGTCGTTTCTACACACACGCAGGTCAATGGACACGGTGCCTGCCGATTCATAATAAGTAAAGAGAAATCAGTTTCGTGA
- a CDS encoding Gfo/Idh/MocA family protein codes for MKVNIIGLNGFGKRHIEAWSKADIDIEITERKMDIVNELKGKYDIKKVYGSLEEAFKSDAEIFDLVLPHNLHKDVTIRSLSLGKHVLVEKPIATEIKDAQEMIRSSEEYRRKLMVADQYYFDPSVWKAKEFMDSGKIGSAHTIIIRDQRKYNWHGWRSQASIMGGGPLIDGGIHFIDTLLNLSGEYVSIRSNFYKSVPSIEEPDTVEALFKFRNGSNGVFFYSWGYPYPPLLPSFEIVGTEGSIVEDITTKPNNFETPKGKRAYGDPILNGSLIDLGKHDIFFDEVSGFLKSVLDDSPVPFDPYLALRDLKAVKDVYSSSI; via the coding sequence TTGAAAGTTAATATAATTGGCCTTAATGGATTTGGAAAACGACATATTGAAGCATGGTCAAAGGCGGATATTGATATAGAGATAACTGAGAGAAAGATGGATATAGTAAATGAGTTGAAAGGCAAGTACGACATAAAAAAGGTATATGGATCTCTTGAAGAGGCATTCAAATCGGATGCGGAGATATTCGATCTTGTTCTTCCACACAACCTCCACAAGGATGTTACGATTCGATCCTTGAGTTTGGGGAAGCATGTACTGGTGGAAAAGCCAATAGCTACAGAGATCAAAGACGCGCAGGAAATGATAAGATCCTCCGAGGAATATAGAAGAAAATTGATGGTTGCGGATCAGTATTATTTCGATCCAAGTGTGTGGAAAGCTAAAGAATTCATGGATTCTGGAAAGATCGGATCAGCGCATACAATAATAATAAGGGATCAGAGGAAATACAACTGGCATGGATGGAGATCGCAGGCCTCAATAATGGGCGGTGGGCCACTGATCGATGGCGGCATACATTTTATCGATACGTTGCTGAATCTTAGCGGCGAATATGTATCCATTCGTTCAAACTTTTATAAGTCTGTACCATCGATAGAGGAACCGGACACGGTCGAGGCGTTATTTAAGTTCAGGAACGGATCAAACGGGGTATTTTTCTATTCATGGGGTTATCCCTACCCGCCGTTGTTACCATCATTTGAGATAGTGGGAACCGAAGGGAGCATAGTTGAGGATATTACTACCAAACCAAACAATTTCGAAACACCAAAGGGGAAACGTGCATATGGTGATCCTATACTCAACGGTTCGTTAATTGATCTGGGTAAACATGACATATTCTTTGACGAAGTTTCTGGTTTTTTGAAGAGCGTGCTTGACGATTCTCCTGTCCCATTCGATCCATACCTTGCACTGCGTGATCTTAAGGCGGTAAAAGACGTCTATTCCAGCAGCATATGA